One Streptomyces hundungensis DNA segment encodes these proteins:
- a CDS encoding RNA polymerase sigma factor, with product MSASTSRTLPPEIAESESVMALIERGKADGQIAGDDVRRAFEADQIPPTQWKNVLRSLNQILEEEGVTLMVSAAESPKRTRKSVAAKSPAKRTATKTVAAKTTVTTTRTVAASAAPAEDVDVPADEAEDAPKKAVAKKAAVKKTAAKKTVAKKTAAKKTAAKKGDEDEAAEGEELLEDAAPGKGDDEEPEGESKGFVLSDEDEDDAPAQQVAVAGATADPVKDYLKQIGKVPLLNAEQEVELAKRIEAGLFAEDKLANADKLAPKLKRELEIIAEDGRRAKNHLLEANLRLVVSLAKRYTGRGMLFLDLIQEGNLGLIRAVEKFDYTKGYKFSTYATWWIRQAITRAMADQARTIRIPVHMVEVINKLARVQRQMLQDLGREPTPEELAKELDMTPEKVIEVQKYGREPISLHTPLGEDGDSEFGDLIEDSEAVVPADAVSFTLLQEQLHSVLDTLSEREAGVVSMRFGLTDGQPKTLDEIGKVYGVTRERIRQIESKTMSKLRHPSRSQVLRDYLD from the coding sequence GTGTCGGCCAGCACATCCCGTACGCTCCCGCCGGAGATCGCCGAGTCCGAGTCTGTGATGGCGCTCATCGAGCGAGGAAAGGCTGATGGACAGATCGCCGGCGACGACGTGCGTCGGGCCTTCGAAGCCGACCAGATTCCGCCGACCCAGTGGAAGAATGTTCTGCGCAGCCTCAACCAGATCCTCGAGGAAGAGGGTGTGACGCTGATGGTCAGTGCCGCGGAATCACCGAAGCGCACCCGTAAGAGCGTCGCAGCGAAGAGCCCGGCGAAGCGCACCGCCACCAAGACGGTCGCGGCCAAGACGACCGTGACCACCACCAGGACCGTCGCCGCCTCCGCGGCCCCGGCCGAGGACGTGGACGTGCCGGCCGACGAGGCCGAGGACGCCCCCAAGAAGGCCGTCGCCAAGAAGGCGGCCGTGAAGAAGACCGCCGCCAAGAAGACGGTGGCCAAGAAGACCGCGGCGAAGAAGACCGCCGCCAAGAAGGGCGACGAGGACGAGGCCGCCGAGGGCGAGGAGCTCCTCGAGGACGCCGCCCCCGGCAAGGGCGACGACGAGGAGCCCGAGGGCGAGAGCAAGGGCTTCGTCCTGTCCGACGAGGACGAGGACGACGCGCCGGCCCAGCAGGTCGCCGTCGCCGGCGCCACCGCCGACCCGGTCAAGGACTACCTGAAGCAGATCGGCAAGGTCCCGCTGCTCAACGCCGAGCAGGAGGTCGAGCTCGCCAAGCGCATCGAGGCCGGCCTGTTCGCCGAGGACAAGCTGGCGAACGCGGACAAGCTGGCGCCGAAGCTCAAGCGCGAGCTGGAGATCATCGCCGAGGACGGCCGCCGCGCCAAGAACCACCTCCTGGAGGCCAACCTCCGTCTGGTGGTCTCGCTGGCCAAGCGCTACACCGGCCGCGGCATGCTCTTCCTGGACCTCATCCAGGAGGGCAACCTCGGTCTGATCCGCGCGGTCGAGAAGTTCGACTACACCAAGGGCTACAAGTTCTCCACGTACGCCACCTGGTGGATCCGTCAGGCCATCACCCGCGCCATGGCCGACCAGGCCCGCACCATCCGTATCCCGGTGCACATGGTCGAGGTCATCAACAAGCTGGCGCGCGTCCAGCGCCAGATGCTCCAGGACCTGGGCCGCGAGCCCACCCCGGAGGAGCTGGCCAAGGAACTCGACATGACCCCCGAGAAGGTCATCGAGGTCCAGAAGTACGGCCGTGAGCCGATCTCGCTGCACACCCCCCTCGGTGAGGACGGCGACAGCGAGTTCGGTGACCTCATCGAGGACTCCGAGGCGGTCGTGCCGGCCGACGCGGTCAGCTTCACGCTCCTCCAGGAGCAGCTGCACTCGGTGCTCGACACCCTCTCCGAGCGTGAGGCGGGCGTGGTCTCCATGCGCTTCGGCCTCACCGACGGCCAGCCCAAGACCCTGGACGAGATCGGCAAGGTCTACGGCGTGACCCGCGAGCGGATCCGCCAGATCGAGTCCAAGACCATGTCGAAGCTGCGCCACCCGTCGCGTTCGCAGGTGCTGCGCGACTACCTCGACTAA
- a CDS encoding glycogen debranching N-terminal domain-containing protein, whose amino-acid sequence MAPTASSRPGVGSTPGPVPPRPVGSLGELPAVHAAVICVALPGLAVSPEHGQLTGHGLEGFYQHGRRLLSRCQLRVAGRDPIAVQGRSISADRARFLAVVRTPADSGPDPEISVERLRQADGIERITLTSASPRVLRLPVEIALGTDLADLGAVASGRAGPELPASVHDSGMRWSSGGAYCAVTATPAPTDALASAGVLRWAVELPPGGSCTIQLTIRTGRPVRPPGQGVSPLPTTGETRAESDDPRVAGLLHRSIDDLRALLIRDPAHPADLYAAAGVPWRCGAAPAEALWAARMALPLSTRLAAATLRALARSQLAVPGPELGLIPGPFRDAGPYLPPGCTGVEATLAFPVVLAEARRWGLPEAEVAELLPAAERCLAWLATALRDGDDGYLAERGPGAAGLVRAETQAHVHRAALLGAELLGECDRPGADTWRARAAALRERFRADFWLDDLGGGRPAAARTADGRPVPLLGAGAAHLLDTGLLGGGRLAPGLLDKVQTEQLARLLGGPAMDSGWGLRGLAVKEPGYNPFGHRAGAVRVHESAVAVAGLAAAGYEKEAVALLRGVLAASEAFGHRLPEMYAGEQRTADGVPVPHPAACRPAAVAAAAGVHLLTALAGIRPDAPARTVALDPMRSAPLGAVRLAGLSVAGEPFTVRISRLGVAMVEEAAPWLQLGG is encoded by the coding sequence ATGGCACCCACCGCATCGTCCCGCCCCGGGGTCGGGAGCACGCCCGGGCCGGTCCCGCCGAGGCCCGTCGGGTCGCTCGGCGAACTCCCGGCCGTGCACGCGGCCGTGATCTGCGTGGCCCTGCCCGGCCTCGCGGTGTCGCCGGAACACGGACAGCTCACCGGGCACGGTCTCGAAGGCTTCTACCAGCACGGCCGACGGCTGCTCTCCCGCTGCCAGTTGAGGGTGGCGGGGCGGGACCCGATCGCCGTGCAGGGCAGGTCGATATCGGCCGACCGCGCCCGGTTCCTGGCCGTGGTGCGCACGCCGGCGGACAGCGGGCCCGACCCCGAGATCTCCGTCGAACGTCTCCGTCAGGCGGACGGCATCGAACGGATCACCCTGACCAGTGCCTCGCCCCGGGTGCTGAGGCTCCCGGTGGAGATCGCGCTCGGTACCGACCTGGCCGACCTCGGCGCGGTCGCATCCGGCCGTGCCGGACCCGAACTGCCCGCCAGCGTCCACGACTCGGGAATGCGCTGGAGTTCGGGCGGTGCGTACTGCGCCGTGACGGCCACACCCGCGCCGACCGACGCGCTGGCCTCCGCCGGAGTGCTGCGCTGGGCCGTCGAGCTGCCGCCGGGTGGCTCGTGCACGATCCAGCTGACCATCAGGACCGGCCGGCCCGTGCGACCGCCCGGCCAGGGGGTGAGCCCGCTGCCCACCACCGGGGAGACCAGGGCGGAGAGCGACGACCCACGGGTCGCGGGCCTGCTGCACCGCAGCATCGACGATCTGCGGGCCCTGCTGATCCGCGACCCGGCCCACCCGGCCGACCTGTACGCGGCGGCCGGTGTCCCCTGGCGGTGCGGGGCGGCGCCCGCCGAGGCGCTCTGGGCGGCGCGGATGGCGCTGCCCCTGTCCACGCGCCTCGCGGCGGCCACCCTGCGCGCCCTCGCCCGAAGTCAACTGGCCGTACCAGGGCCGGAGTTGGGGCTCATTCCGGGTCCGTTCAGGGACGCCGGGCCCTATCTGCCGCCCGGGTGCACGGGGGTGGAGGCCACCCTCGCCTTTCCGGTGGTGCTCGCGGAGGCGCGGCGCTGGGGGCTGCCCGAAGCGGAGGTGGCCGAGCTGCTGCCCGCGGCCGAGCGGTGTCTGGCCTGGCTGGCCACCGCCCTGCGCGACGGTGACGACGGCTACCTCGCCGAGCGGGGTCCCGGCGCCGCCGGACTCGTCCGGGCGGAGACCCAGGCCCATGTCCATCGGGCCGCGCTGCTCGGCGCGGAACTGCTCGGTGAGTGCGACCGTCCCGGCGCGGACACCTGGCGCGCACGGGCCGCGGCGCTCAGAGAGCGGTTCCGGGCGGACTTCTGGCTGGACGACCTCGGCGGCGGCCGGCCCGCCGCGGCCCGTACCGCCGACGGGCGACCCGTGCCCCTGCTCGGGGCGGGCGCCGCCCACCTGCTGGACACGGGTCTGCTCGGCGGCGGCCGCCTCGCCCCCGGCCTCCTGGACAAGGTGCAGACCGAGCAACTGGCCCGGCTGCTAGGCGGCCCGGCCATGGACTCCGGCTGGGGGCTGCGCGGGCTGGCCGTCAAGGAGCCCGGGTACAACCCGTTCGGGCACCGGGCCGGCGCGGTGCGGGTCCACGAGAGCGCCGTCGCCGTCGCGGGCCTGGCCGCCGCCGGGTACGAGAAGGAGGCCGTCGCTCTGCTGCGGGGAGTCCTGGCCGCCTCGGAAGCGTTCGGTCACCGGCTGCCCGAGATGTACGCGGGGGAGCAGCGCACCGCGGACGGCGTGCCCGTGCCCCATCCGGCCGCCTGTCGCCCGGCGGCGGTGGCGGCCGCGGCCGGCGTCCACCTGCTGACCGCCCTGGCCGGGATCCGCCCGGACGCCCCGGCCCGGACCGTCGCGCTCGACCCGATGCGGTCGGCCCCGCTCGGCGCCGTACGGCTCGCGGGGCTGAGCGTCGCGGGGGAGCCGTTCACCGTACGGATCAGCAGGCTCGGGGTCGCCATGGTCGAGGAGGCCGCCCCGTGGCTCCAGTTGGGAGGCTGA
- a CDS encoding FadR/GntR family transcriptional regulator: MSTLAHTMMTARTADTGLSAQGELDRYAYGEARPAGRIGAPSWDNGDAELGRVGRRAAGSRGRGLHGQLVQQLGQMIVSGDLGSDRPLVPEEIGQRFEVSRTVVRESLRVLEAKGLVSARPNVGTRVRPVSDWNLLDPDIIEWRAFGPQREDQRRELAELRWTIEPLAARLAAGHGREDIQQRLADMVEIMGHALTQGDSITFSRADAEFHSLLIQLAGNRMLEHLSGIVSSALQVSGSPVTGCDRPSEGSLAHHGRIVDALANGDPIAAETAVRQLLTVHPEVERVVPAPREH, translated from the coding sequence ATGAGCACCCTTGCGCACACCATGATGACCGCCCGCACCGCCGACACCGGCCTCTCGGCCCAGGGCGAACTCGACCGCTACGCCTACGGGGAGGCGCGCCCGGCCGGCCGGATCGGCGCCCCCTCGTGGGACAACGGCGACGCGGAACTCGGCCGGGTAGGACGGCGTGCGGCGGGCAGTCGCGGCCGCGGTCTGCACGGCCAACTCGTCCAGCAGCTCGGTCAGATGATCGTCTCCGGCGACCTCGGATCGGACCGTCCGCTGGTGCCCGAGGAGATCGGCCAGCGCTTCGAGGTCTCCCGCACGGTGGTCCGTGAGTCCCTGCGCGTGCTCGAGGCCAAGGGTCTGGTCAGCGCCCGGCCCAACGTCGGCACTCGGGTCCGCCCGGTCAGCGACTGGAACCTGCTGGACCCGGACATCATTGAGTGGCGCGCCTTCGGCCCCCAGCGTGAGGACCAGCGCCGCGAGCTGGCCGAGCTGCGCTGGACCATCGAGCCGCTGGCCGCCCGACTGGCCGCCGGTCACGGCCGCGAGGACATTCAGCAGCGCCTCGCCGACATGGTGGAAATCATGGGCCACGCCCTCACCCAGGGCGACTCGATCACCTTCTCGCGGGCCGACGCCGAGTTCCACTCCCTGCTGATCCAGCTCGCCGGCAACCGGATGCTGGAGCACCTCTCCGGCATCGTCTCGTCCGCGCTCCAGGTCTCCGGCTCACCGGTCACCGGCTGTGACCGCCCCTCGGAGGGCTCCCTCGCGCACCACGGGCGGATCGTCGACGCGCTCGCCAACGGCGACCCCATCGCCGCCGAGACGGCCGTACGTCAACTGCTCACCGTCCACCCCGAGGTGGAGCGGGTCGTCCCCGCCCCGCGCGAGCACTGA
- a CDS encoding NUDIX hydrolase encodes MSPYDPSAFPPFAVTVDLVVLTVRRHALCALVVRRGEPPFQGRWALPGGFVRDDEDLATAAARELGEETGLCASDPSAPALANGAHLEQLATYGDPRRDPRMRVVSVAHLALAPDLPAPRAGGDAHSARWAPVEDLLGQEGGFGRDGEQPAPLAFDHARILADGVERARSKIEYSSLATAFCPAEFTVGELRRVYEAVWGVALDPRNFHRKVTGTPGFLVPAGGTTTRQGGRPAQLFRAGGATLLNPPMLRPEV; translated from the coding sequence ATGTCGCCCTACGACCCGTCGGCCTTTCCCCCCTTCGCCGTGACCGTCGACCTGGTCGTGCTGACCGTGCGCCGCCACGCGCTCTGCGCGCTCGTGGTGCGACGCGGGGAGCCACCGTTCCAGGGGCGCTGGGCGCTGCCCGGCGGATTCGTGCGCGACGACGAGGACCTGGCCACCGCGGCGGCCAGGGAGCTCGGCGAGGAGACGGGGCTGTGCGCCTCGGACCCGTCGGCCCCCGCGCTCGCCAACGGCGCCCACCTCGAACAGCTCGCCACCTACGGCGACCCCCGGCGCGACCCGCGGATGCGGGTGGTCAGCGTGGCGCACCTCGCCCTCGCCCCCGACCTGCCCGCCCCGCGCGCCGGCGGCGACGCGCACAGCGCCCGGTGGGCCCCCGTCGAGGACCTGCTCGGCCAGGAGGGCGGCTTCGGGCGCGACGGCGAGCAGCCCGCGCCGCTCGCCTTCGACCACGCTCGGATCCTGGCGGACGGGGTCGAACGCGCCCGGTCGAAGATCGAGTACTCCTCGCTGGCCACGGCCTTCTGTCCGGCCGAGTTCACCGTCGGTGAGCTGCGCCGGGTGTACGAGGCGGTGTGGGGCGTCGCCCTCGACCCGCGCAACTTCCATCGCAAGGTGACCGGTACCCCGGGCTTCCTGGTCCCGGCCGGAGGCACCACGACCCGCCAGGGCGGCCGCCCCGCCCAACTGTTCCGCGCCGGCGGCGCGACCCTGCTCAACCCCCCGATGCTGCGCCCCGAGGTCTGA
- a CDS encoding DUF4192 domain-containing protein, translating to MRDTNEHHESGSYDSHARGSGAHRAHEAASRTTASHGSPAEPRITLRGPAELADALPYLLGFHPTDSVVLVALHGESGRFGGRVRVGLPASPQEWPDIADQLADCLVTGSQRRGPRPDGIVVFLCQDPSLDGTGREVMERLRPLAQRLRIACGVLDVPVREALCISDGRYWSYCCPDSRCCPPEGSALALPGTSVMAAAATYAGVQVRGSLREMEERFAPWRSPAATDQERALDAAAAEMFPRILERGDRRSVADETLDLAARLMRRIADAPPPAPGAGSLSPPGRGAGTLLLGKNASDDLDDSLIAHDEAAAVILGLQDRTTRDWAAEWMEGSDAGPALRLWRALARRCVGGYADHAAALLTLAGWVSWSTGDEPHARVAFNLALRADPDYRFAQLLHQACNQGLDPEELRICLREERAARLAAPDAAMPEVLRSTAPEGSLRSEGPLEGEAPATPASEGAAASPAPPPPVASRASRPKPPRKATPSHAKRSPNSPRRQGGSARTGRTHPESTRLESTRPETGRPVPARPGVDGSGGPDGPDGPDRLGGGSEPQSEPQSEPQSEPQSEPQSEPQSGPRKARDRVRRRGGVRVDGASRVNGEE from the coding sequence ATGCGAGACACCAACGAACACCACGAATCCGGCTCCTACGACTCCCACGCCCGCGGGTCCGGCGCCCACAGGGCCCACGAGGCCGCATCCCGCACAACCGCGTCCCACGGCTCGCCGGCCGAGCCCCGGATCACCTTGCGCGGCCCGGCCGAACTGGCCGACGCACTGCCGTATCTGCTGGGCTTCCACCCCACCGACTCCGTCGTGCTGGTCGCCCTGCACGGCGAGAGCGGCAGGTTCGGCGGCCGCGTCAGGGTGGGCCTGCCCGCCTCGCCCCAGGAGTGGCCCGACATCGCCGACCAGCTCGCCGACTGCCTGGTGACGGGAAGCCAACGACGTGGTCCCCGGCCGGACGGGATCGTCGTCTTCCTCTGCCAGGACCCGTCGCTGGACGGCACCGGGCGCGAGGTGATGGAGCGGCTGCGCCCGCTGGCCCAACGGCTCCGCATCGCGTGCGGCGTCCTCGACGTACCCGTACGCGAAGCACTGTGCATTTCCGACGGGCGGTACTGGTCGTACTGCTGCCCCGACAGTCGCTGCTGCCCGCCCGAGGGCAGCGCGCTCGCCCTGCCGGGCACCTCCGTGATGGCGGCCGCGGCGACCTACGCGGGGGTCCAAGTCCGGGGCTCCCTGCGGGAGATGGAGGAGCGGTTCGCGCCGTGGCGGTCCCCGGCGGCGACCGACCAGGAGCGAGCCCTGGACGCGGCGGCCGCGGAGATGTTCCCCCGCATCCTCGAAAGGGGCGATCGGCGCAGCGTCGCCGACGAGACGCTGGACCTGGCGGCCCGGCTCATGCGCCGCATCGCGGACGCCCCGCCGCCGGCGCCCGGTGCGGGCTCCCTCTCGCCGCCCGGCCGAGGCGCGGGCACCCTGCTCCTGGGCAAAAACGCGTCGGACGACCTGGACGACAGCCTCATCGCCCACGACGAGGCGGCGGCGGTGATCCTCGGCCTCCAGGACCGTACGACCCGCGACTGGGCCGCGGAATGGATGGAGGGGTCGGACGCGGGGCCCGCCCTGCGCCTGTGGCGAGCGCTGGCCCGCCGGTGCGTCGGAGGGTACGCGGACCATGCCGCCGCGCTGCTCACCCTGGCGGGCTGGGTCTCCTGGTCGACGGGCGACGAACCCCACGCCCGGGTGGCCTTCAACCTGGCCCTGCGGGCCGACCCGGACTACCGCTTCGCCCAACTCCTCCACCAGGCCTGCAACCAGGGCCTCGACCCGGAAGAGCTGCGCATCTGCCTACGGGAGGAACGTGCGGCGCGGCTCGCGGCACCGGACGCGGCGATGCCCGAGGTCCTGCGATCGACGGCCCCCGAGGGCTCCCTCCGTTCTGAGGGGCCTCTCGAAGGGGAGGCCCCCGCGACCCCGGCCTCCGAGGGCGCCGCGGCCTCCCCGGCACCCCCGCCGCCAGTCGCTTCCCGGGCGTCCCGCCCCAAGCCGCCCCGCAAGGCCACCCCGTCGCACGCGAAGAGGAGCCCCAACTCGCCCAGGCGGCAAGGTGGTTCGGCCCGCACGGGGCGGACCCACCCCGAGTCGACTCGCCTTGAATCGACCCGCCCCGAAACCGGCCGCCCCGTACCCGCTCGGCCCGGTGTGGACGGCTCCGGCGGCCCTGACGGCCCTGACGGCCCTGACCGCCTCGGCGGTGGTTCCGAGCCGCAGTCCGAGCCGCAGTCCGAGCCGCAGTCCGAGCCGCAGTCCGAGCCGCAGTCCGAGCCGCAGTCCGGGCCGCGGAAGGCGCGTGACCGGGTGCGCCGCCGGGGTGGGGTGAGGGTGGACGGGGCGAGCAGGGTGAACGGGGAGGAGTGA
- a CDS encoding RecQ family ATP-dependent DNA helicase, with protein sequence MEHTSNAELRTAADTVLARLVGDATGTARLREDQWRAIEALVADKRRALVVQRTGWGKSAVYFVATALLRGMGAGPTVIVSPLLALMRNQVEAAARAGISARTINSANPEEWDTIQEEVAAGSVDVLLVSPERLNNPDFRDNVLPKLSAATGLLVVDEAHCISDWGHDFRPDYRRLRTMLVELPPGVPVLATTATANARVTADVAEQLGTGGGSDALVLRGPLDRESLSLNVLSLPDAAHRLGWLADHLDELPGSGIIYTLTVAAAEEITTYLRRRGHTVASYTGKTENADRQQAEDDLLANRVKALVATSALGMGFDKPDLGFVAHLGSPSSPIAYYQQVGRAGRGVAHAEVLLLPGREDEAIWKYFASVAFPPEEQVRRTLDVLAHSERPMSLPALEPLVELRRIRLETMLKVLDVDGAVRRVKGGWTTTGQPWVYDTERYAWVARQRSAEQQAMREYASTTGCRMEFLRRQLDDEQAAPCGRCDNCAGARFTADVSGKALDEARGELTRPGVEVEPRKMWPTGLAAIGIDLKGRIPAGELAFPGRALGRLSDIGWGNRLRPMLAPGAPDGPVPDDVVQAAVSVLTDWAKGSGGWACGSPDAPPRPVGVVTVPSRTRPALVASLGARIAEIGRMPLLGSLAYADGPAGERIAQSNSAQRVRALHHAFVVPEALASALAEAQGPVLLVDDASDTGWTLAVAARLLRRAGAKGVFPLVLAVQA encoded by the coding sequence ATGGAGCACACGAGCAACGCGGAACTGCGCACGGCGGCCGACACGGTCCTCGCCCGCCTCGTCGGGGACGCCACCGGCACGGCGCGGCTGCGCGAGGACCAGTGGCGGGCCATCGAGGCGCTGGTCGCCGACAAGCGGCGGGCGCTCGTCGTGCAGCGCACGGGGTGGGGCAAGTCCGCGGTGTACTTCGTGGCGACCGCCCTGCTGCGCGGCATGGGCGCGGGCCCCACGGTGATCGTCTCGCCGCTGCTCGCCCTGATGCGCAACCAGGTCGAGGCCGCGGCCCGGGCGGGCATCAGCGCCCGGACGATCAACTCGGCCAATCCCGAGGAGTGGGACACCATCCAGGAGGAGGTCGCGGCGGGCTCCGTGGACGTCCTTCTCGTGTCGCCGGAGCGCCTGAACAATCCGGACTTCCGGGACAACGTCCTGCCGAAGCTGTCGGCGGCCACCGGTCTGCTCGTGGTGGACGAGGCGCACTGCATCTCCGACTGGGGCCATGACTTCCGCCCCGACTACCGCCGGCTGCGCACCATGCTGGTCGAACTCCCGCCGGGTGTCCCGGTGTTGGCGACGACCGCCACCGCGAACGCCCGGGTGACGGCGGACGTGGCCGAGCAGCTCGGCACCGGCGGCGGCTCGGACGCGCTGGTGCTTCGCGGCCCCCTGGACCGCGAGAGCCTCAGTCTCAACGTGCTGTCGCTGCCGGACGCGGCCCACCGCCTGGGCTGGCTCGCCGATCACCTCGACGAGCTGCCGGGCTCGGGGATCATCTACACGCTGACGGTCGCCGCGGCCGAGGAGATCACCACGTATCTGCGCCGGCGCGGGCACACCGTCGCCTCGTACACGGGCAAGACGGAGAACGCGGACCGCCAGCAGGCCGAGGACGATCTGCTGGCCAACCGGGTCAAGGCGCTGGTCGCCACCTCGGCGCTCGGCATGGGCTTCGACAAGCCGGACCTCGGCTTCGTGGCCCACCTGGGCTCGCCCTCCTCCCCGATCGCCTACTACCAGCAGGTCGGCCGTGCGGGCCGTGGCGTGGCGCATGCGGAGGTGCTGCTCCTTCCGGGCCGCGAGGACGAGGCGATCTGGAAGTACTTCGCGTCGGTGGCCTTCCCTCCGGAGGAGCAGGTCCGGCGCACCCTCGACGTGCTGGCGCACAGCGAACGGCCCATGTCGCTGCCGGCCCTGGAGCCTCTGGTGGAGCTGCGCCGCATCCGCCTGGAGACGATGCTCAAGGTGCTGGACGTGGACGGCGCGGTGCGCCGGGTCAAGGGCGGCTGGACGACCACGGGCCAGCCGTGGGTGTACGACACCGAGCGGTACGCGTGGGTGGCCCGGCAGCGTTCCGCCGAGCAGCAGGCGATGCGGGAGTACGCCTCGACGACGGGGTGCCGGATGGAGTTCCTGCGCCGCCAGCTCGACGACGAGCAGGCAGCGCCGTGCGGGCGCTGCGACAACTGCGCGGGCGCCCGTTTCACCGCCGATGTGTCCGGCAAGGCGCTGGACGAGGCGCGCGGCGAGCTCACCCGGCCCGGTGTGGAGGTGGAGCCCCGCAAGATGTGGCCCACCGGGCTCGCCGCGATCGGCATCGACCTGAAGGGACGCATCCCGGCTGGTGAACTGGCTTTCCCGGGAAGGGCGTTGGGCCGCCTTTCGGACATCGGCTGGGGCAATCGACTGCGTCCGATGCTGGCGCCGGGGGCCCCGGACGGCCCGGTGCCCGACGACGTGGTGCAGGCGGCGGTGAGCGTCCTCACCGACTGGGCGAAGGGCTCGGGCGGCTGGGCCTGCGGCAGCCCGGACGCGCCGCCCCGGCCGGTCGGTGTCGTGACGGTCCCCTCCCGTACCCGGCCCGCGCTCGTCGCCTCGCTCGGCGCACGCATCGCGGAGATCGGCCGGATGCCGCTGCTCGGCTCCCTCGCCTACGCCGACGGCCCGGCGGGTGAGCGGATCGCGCAGTCCAACAGCGCGCAGCGGGTCCGCGCGCTGCACCACGCCTTCGTGGTCCCCGAGGCCCTCGCCTCCGCGCTGGCCGAGGCCCAGGGGCCGGTGCTGCTGGTGGACGACGCCTCCGACACGGGCTGGACGCTGGCCGTCGCGGCGAGGCTGCTGCGCCGCGCCGGAGCCAAGGGGGTGTTTCCGCTGGTCCTCGCCGTGCAGGCGTGA
- a CDS encoding ATP-binding cassette domain-containing protein: MLQAIGLTSAPRRDLPPAVDDLTFEARPGQLTALLGAPGSGRTTALRLMLELEPGRGVTYFRGRPLHELAHPAHEVGTLLGDVPGHPARTVRGQLKLMCAVAGVPVSRAEEMLEVVGLSGLADQRLGTLSLGMDRRLGLAAALLGDPHTLLLDEPAEGLSPRENAWLHGLLRGHAEHGGTVLCTFADPKEAARLADRVVTIDGGRLVADQDAGEFARTRLRPRVAVVTPHAARLGALVSREARAAHRSVEVVAEDGNHLSVYGSSCAEIGETAFRNGVLLHQLADEIGDTGPSVTVPPQERTSPPPGSHPPPLTRRPTRAPLRPLRYELRRFLGVRTTFLLAAGVLALSSFLAVLLARSGHTPQPRLLAAWPGLLPLPPAALGAGLFGALAFGDEYRYPALAADRGTVPRRLGLLGAKLVVTAAAALVIAALAVAVDYEALRLVYGAGVTGQPQEWLGLSAGWAGLTVGCAWAGLLAAGIFRATTAGLAAVLAVPVVVVPLLKKAVDGRSVRSVAGLPDRLRDLAWVRWPHALDHWLIAVLHLVAEPVGAALALSLTVLICAYLVTGLRARARW; encoded by the coding sequence ATGCTCCAGGCAATCGGATTGACCAGCGCCCCCCGCCGAGACCTTCCGCCCGCCGTGGACGACCTCACCTTCGAGGCGAGACCCGGGCAGCTCACCGCCCTGCTCGGCGCTCCCGGATCGGGTCGTACGACGGCCCTGCGCCTGATGCTGGAACTCGAACCCGGCCGAGGCGTGACCTACTTCCGTGGCCGCCCGCTGCACGAACTCGCCCACCCCGCCCACGAGGTGGGCACCCTCCTCGGCGATGTGCCCGGCCACCCGGCCCGTACCGTACGGGGACAGCTCAAGCTGATGTGCGCGGTCGCCGGAGTCCCGGTCTCGCGTGCGGAGGAGATGCTCGAAGTCGTCGGCCTCTCCGGCCTCGCCGATCAGCGCCTCGGCACGCTCTCGCTCGGCATGGACCGCCGCCTCGGCCTCGCCGCCGCCCTGCTCGGCGACCCGCACACCCTCCTCCTCGACGAGCCCGCGGAAGGCCTCTCGCCCCGCGAGAACGCCTGGCTCCACGGACTGCTGCGCGGCCACGCGGAGCACGGCGGCACCGTCCTGTGCACGTTCGCCGACCCCAAGGAGGCCGCCCGGCTCGCCGACCGGGTGGTCACCATCGACGGCGGACGTCTCGTCGCCGACCAGGACGCCGGCGAGTTCGCCCGCACCCGGCTGCGGCCGCGCGTCGCCGTCGTCACCCCGCACGCCGCCCGCCTCGGCGCCCTGGTCAGCCGCGAGGCGCGCGCCGCCCACCGCTCCGTCGAAGTGGTCGCCGAGGACGGAAACCACCTGTCCGTGTACGGCAGTAGCTGCGCGGAGATCGGGGAGACCGCTTTCCGCAACGGCGTACTGCTGCACCAACTCGCCGACGAGATCGGCGACACCGGCCCGAGCGTCACCGTCCCACCCCAGGAACGGACGAGCCCGCCCCCGGGTTCCCACCCGCCACCTCTCACCCGCCGCCCGACCCGGGCCCCGCTGCGCCCCCTGCGCTACGAACTGCGCAGGTTCCTCGGCGTACGGACAACTTTCCTTCTGGCGGCGGGAGTTCTGGCCCTGTCGTCGTTCCTGGCCGTGCTGCTCGCGCGGTCCGGGCACACCCCGCAGCCCCGTCTCCTCGCCGCCTGGCCCGGCCTGCTGCCGCTTCCGCCGGCGGCGCTCGGCGCGGGCCTGTTCGGCGCCCTCGCCTTCGGCGACGAATACCGCTACCCGGCGCTCGCCGCCGACCGCGGCACCGTCCCGCGCCGGCTCGGACTGCTCGGCGCCAAACTCGTCGTGACCGCCGCCGCGGCCCTGGTGATCGCCGCCCTCGCGGTCGCCGTCGACTACGAGGCCCTGCGCCTGGTCTACGGCGCCGGCGTCACGGGGCAGCCGCAGGAATGGCTCGGCCTGAGCGCGGGCTGGGCCGGTCTCACCGTCGGCTGCGCCTGGGCCGGGCTGCTCGCCGCCGGGATCTTCCGGGCCACCACCGCGGGTCTCGCGGCGGTGCTCGCCGTGCCCGTGGTCGTCGTACCGCTTCTGAAGAAGGCCGTGGACGGGCGTTCGGTGCGTTCCGTCGCGGGTCTCCCCGACCGGCTGCGCGACCTGGCGTGGGTGCGGTGGCCGCACGCGCTCGACCACTGGCTCATCGCCGTTCTGCACCTGGTGGCCGAGCCCGTCGGAGCCGCGCTCGCCCTCTCGCTCACCGTTCTGATCTGCGCCTATCTCGTCACGGGGCTGCGTGCGAGGGCCCGTTGGTGA